One genomic window of Paraburkholderia phytofirmans PsJN includes the following:
- a CDS encoding glutathione S-transferase family protein, producing the protein MTTETLTLYHSTASPNSRRVRIFLAEKGVTVKLAAVDLGKREQHGDAYRAINPRRVVPTLVLEDGTSIGEVPAIQRYIEDVYPGTPLFGITPKDKALITMWERRAEQEGFASVMEAIRNTAPGLKGRAIAGPHDYEQIAALAERSRQRAVHFMEDLDNRLKQSAFVAGERFSVADITALVTIDFAAKAIDLQVPADLKSLRRWYDTVSSRPSATA; encoded by the coding sequence ATGACTACCGAAACATTGACGCTTTACCATTCCACCGCGTCGCCGAACTCGCGGCGAGTGCGCATCTTTCTCGCCGAAAAAGGCGTCACGGTGAAGCTCGCGGCGGTCGACCTCGGCAAACGCGAACAGCACGGTGACGCGTATCGCGCAATCAATCCCCGTCGTGTCGTGCCGACGCTGGTGCTTGAAGACGGCACGTCGATCGGCGAGGTGCCCGCCATCCAGCGCTATATTGAGGACGTCTATCCCGGCACACCGCTTTTCGGCATCACGCCGAAAGACAAAGCGCTGATCACGATGTGGGAGCGGCGCGCGGAACAGGAGGGGTTTGCCTCGGTGATGGAAGCGATCCGCAACACCGCGCCCGGTTTGAAGGGCCGCGCGATTGCCGGCCCGCACGACTACGAGCAGATTGCCGCGCTCGCCGAACGCAGCCGGCAACGGGCTGTCCATTTTATGGAGGACCTCGACAATCGCTTGAAACAGTCCGCGTTCGTGGCGGGCGAACGCTTCTCGGTTGCCGACATTACCGCACTGGTGACAATCGACTTCGCCGCGAAAGCAATCGACTTGCAAGTGCCGGCTGATCTGAAATCGCTCAGGCGTTGGTATGACACAGTGTCCTCGCGGCCCAGCGCCACGGCGTGA
- a CDS encoding M1 family metallopeptidase produces MRINFRLQMQCLALAGIAILAGCGGSDGSSSLTSKSAQAPAVASGASEVALAPPAAPVVADTSINKTVPPVELPDTVTPINYKLWFRPNPALSSFDGRADVQIKVQKAVNAITIAGHRVKFTNGTITLQPGNIALIATPQDDGDFYQLRPVSGQIAAGNYSLHMEWSGIINFKTYDDPVAKTGGSCGDDPYPGCSAAEGVFRVDLKSTDGTTSGAILTQGESNLARQWFPGWDEPAFRPTYEVSAEVPQNWNVVSNAAEKPAVNVDSGYKLVSFEKTPPMPSYLLFFGGGQFDILEDDFTSPLPDGKGLHLRIFTPPGMRDWAKPAMQQTKQALDYYYRYTGIPLPLTKFDTIAANDAFKEQKDLNFGGMENWGAILEFADDILPAPGTTMSDYGVTVLTHEAAHQWFGDLVTLDWWDDVWLNESFATFFENKTKVRFFPDRFSWVDDVKNKYAVINADLKSTAFPVQPNFNGWASNDFVLSASAFTYDKGGHVLKMLENYLGEETMRKGLQSYLADYSLGNVTPRRLWDELSKASGQPMVAIGDSFVRQTGVPLISLDTQCDLTTNQTVVTLKQSPFPNQNQYPGTQWTIPLTLAYGDGLTSRKTLAMKDTQTQVRLNGCSAVLADPSGLDYYVTNYSNSAWSQLLAQGNALKDPVLLTSLQLEAKLLVNNGLADPSRVTSIGSLSPAATPLARQLLMTAPTTQSQRPTIRYQGKFKLKPQAQQGQ; encoded by the coding sequence ATGCGTATAAATTTCCGATTGCAGATGCAGTGCCTCGCACTAGCCGGAATTGCGATTCTGGCGGGATGCGGCGGCAGCGACGGCTCGTCTTCCTTGACGAGCAAATCCGCGCAGGCGCCCGCAGTTGCGTCAGGCGCCTCCGAAGTGGCGCTGGCTCCGCCCGCCGCGCCGGTCGTGGCGGACACCTCGATCAACAAGACGGTGCCGCCGGTCGAGTTGCCCGACACGGTCACGCCGATCAACTACAAGCTGTGGTTCCGGCCGAACCCCGCGCTGTCTTCATTCGACGGCCGCGCCGACGTGCAGATCAAGGTGCAGAAGGCCGTCAACGCGATCACGATTGCCGGGCACCGGGTCAAGTTCACCAACGGCACGATTACGCTTCAGCCCGGTAACATCGCGCTGATCGCCACGCCGCAGGACGACGGCGACTTCTATCAACTGCGCCCCGTGAGCGGGCAGATCGCCGCCGGCAACTACTCGCTGCATATGGAGTGGAGCGGCATCATCAACTTCAAGACCTATGACGATCCGGTCGCCAAGACCGGCGGCAGTTGCGGCGACGATCCGTATCCGGGTTGCTCCGCGGCCGAAGGCGTGTTCCGCGTCGACCTGAAGTCGACCGACGGCACGACGAGCGGCGCGATCCTCACGCAGGGCGAATCGAACCTCGCGCGCCAATGGTTCCCCGGCTGGGACGAGCCGGCTTTCCGGCCCACCTACGAGGTGAGCGCGGAGGTGCCACAGAACTGGAACGTGGTCTCGAACGCGGCGGAGAAACCGGCGGTGAACGTGGATAGCGGCTACAAGCTGGTGTCGTTCGAGAAGACGCCGCCCATGCCGTCGTATCTGCTGTTCTTCGGCGGCGGGCAGTTCGACATTCTCGAAGACGACTTCACGAGCCCGTTGCCCGACGGCAAGGGACTGCATCTGCGGATTTTCACGCCGCCCGGCATGCGTGACTGGGCCAAACCGGCCATGCAGCAGACCAAGCAGGCGCTCGATTACTACTATCGCTACACCGGCATTCCGCTGCCGCTCACCAAGTTCGACACGATCGCGGCCAACGACGCGTTCAAGGAGCAGAAGGACCTGAACTTCGGCGGCATGGAGAACTGGGGCGCCATTCTCGAATTCGCCGACGACATTCTGCCGGCGCCGGGCACGACCATGTCCGATTACGGCGTGACGGTGCTCACGCACGAAGCGGCGCACCAATGGTTCGGCGATCTCGTCACGCTCGACTGGTGGGACGATGTCTGGCTGAACGAGTCGTTCGCGACGTTCTTCGAGAACAAGACCAAGGTGCGCTTCTTCCCGGACCGTTTCAGCTGGGTCGACGACGTGAAGAACAAGTACGCGGTGATCAACGCTGACCTGAAGTCCACGGCGTTCCCGGTGCAGCCGAATTTCAACGGCTGGGCGTCGAACGACTTCGTGCTGAGCGCGAGCGCCTTCACGTACGACAAAGGCGGTCACGTGCTGAAGATGCTGGAGAACTATCTGGGTGAAGAAACGATGCGCAAGGGCCTTCAGTCGTATCTCGCCGACTATTCGCTCGGCAACGTTACGCCCAGGCGTTTGTGGGACGAACTGTCGAAGGCTAGCGGCCAGCCGATGGTGGCGATCGGCGACAGCTTCGTGCGGCAAACAGGCGTGCCGCTGATTTCGCTCGACACGCAGTGCGATCTGACGACTAACCAGACGGTGGTCACGCTGAAACAGTCGCCGTTCCCGAATCAGAATCAGTATCCGGGCACACAGTGGACCATCCCGTTGACACTCGCATACGGCGACGGCCTCACTTCGCGCAAGACGTTGGCGATGAAGGACACGCAAACCCAGGTGCGTCTGAACGGCTGTTCCGCGGTGCTTGCCGATCCGAGCGGTCTCGACTACTACGTGACCAACTACAGCAACAGCGCGTGGAGCCAGTTGCTCGCGCAAGGTAACGCGCTGAAGGATCCGGTTCTGCTGACCAGTCTGCAACTCGAAGCGAAGCTGCTGGTGAATAACGGTCTCGCGGATCCGTCGCGCGTCACGAGTATCGGCTCGCTGAGCCCGGCGGCCACACCGCTCGCACGCCAGTTGCTGATGACGGCGCCGACCACGCAATCGCAGCGTCCGACGATCCGCTATCAGGGCAAGTTCAAACTGAAGCCGCAGGCGCAGCAAGGCCAATAA
- a CDS encoding aldo/keto reductase codes for MALSSKNAVGISGRRRFLRSAGHTVVGLSASLALPRMAAAQTPTPTPKSQAASATTPLPRMSQRVIPATGERLPVVGCGTWRTFDVGADPAGRAQLADVLRILFEAGGSVIDSSPMYGSSEAVAGALLTQLDAHDKAFVATKVWTEGREAGIAQMEESLRRFQQPRIDLMQVHNLLDWRTQLATLRDWKARGRIRYIGITHYTSSAFDEVAAVMRSEKPDFVQINYAADDRAAETRILPLAADLGIGVVINQPFGGGGLLARVGKTPLPEWAAEIGCTSWAQILLKFVLAQPAVTVVIPGTGRPQYMADNVRAGSGPLPDEAICARIVATVNG; via the coding sequence ATGGCACTTTCGTCGAAAAACGCTGTGGGGATTTCGGGCAGGCGCCGTTTTCTGCGCTCGGCGGGACACACTGTGGTCGGCTTGTCGGCGTCGCTCGCATTGCCTCGGATGGCGGCGGCTCAAACGCCAACGCCAACGCCCAAATCGCAAGCCGCATCCGCCACCACGCCGCTCCCACGCATGTCGCAACGCGTAATTCCCGCCACGGGCGAACGCTTGCCCGTGGTCGGCTGCGGCACCTGGCGCACCTTCGATGTCGGCGCCGATCCCGCCGGCCGCGCGCAACTCGCCGACGTGCTGCGTATTCTGTTCGAAGCCGGTGGTTCGGTGATCGATTCATCGCCGATGTACGGCTCGTCGGAAGCCGTGGCCGGTGCGTTGCTTACGCAACTGGATGCGCACGACAAAGCCTTCGTCGCCACCAAGGTCTGGACCGAAGGACGCGAAGCCGGCATCGCGCAGATGGAAGAATCGCTGCGCCGCTTTCAGCAGCCGCGCATCGATCTGATGCAGGTTCACAACCTGCTCGACTGGCGCACGCAACTCGCCACGCTGCGCGACTGGAAAGCGCGCGGCCGGATTCGCTATATCGGCATCACGCACTACACGTCGAGTGCGTTCGACGAAGTCGCCGCTGTCATGCGCAGCGAGAAGCCCGACTTCGTGCAGATCAACTACGCCGCGGACGACCGCGCCGCCGAAACGCGCATCTTGCCGCTCGCGGCGGACTTGGGCATCGGCGTCGTGATCAATCAGCCTTTCGGCGGCGGCGGCTTGCTGGCACGCGTCGGCAAAACGCCGCTGCCTGAGTGGGCGGCGGAAATCGGCTGCACGAGCTGGGCGCAGATTCTTCTGAAGTTCGTGCTCGCTCAGCCCGCGGTGACGGTCGTGATTCCCGGCACGGGGCGTCCGCAATACATGGCGGACAATGTTCGGGCCGGTTCGGGCCCATTGCCCGACGAGGCGATATGCGCACGAATCGTGGCGACGGTGAATGGCTAA
- a CDS encoding glutathione S-transferase family protein, giving the protein MKLYYAETLSPRKTCALAQYLGLPIDYAFVDLRRGEHTRPDYLAINPNGKVPCLVDGEKVIWEADAIMCHLAQRAESPLWPRGAQQQIDVVRWFSWNSQHLLRHAGALYFEYLIKPWAGLGEPDASKVAEAQGFFRKHAAVLDQHLKGRKWLLGDDLSLADFSVGISLPYAKNAAMPLEEFPEVVRWHDQLNAIDAWRDPFPARQERAAANA; this is encoded by the coding sequence ATGAAGCTCTACTATGCTGAAACGCTGTCTCCCAGGAAAACCTGCGCGCTGGCCCAATACTTAGGGTTGCCAATCGACTATGCCTTTGTCGATCTGCGCAGAGGCGAGCATACCCGGCCGGACTATCTGGCGATCAATCCGAACGGCAAGGTGCCGTGTCTCGTCGACGGCGAGAAGGTCATCTGGGAGGCCGACGCGATCATGTGCCATCTCGCGCAGCGCGCGGAATCCCCGCTCTGGCCACGAGGAGCGCAGCAGCAGATCGACGTCGTGCGCTGGTTCAGTTGGAATAGCCAGCATCTGCTCCGGCATGCAGGAGCGCTGTACTTCGAGTATCTGATCAAGCCGTGGGCCGGACTTGGCGAGCCCGATGCTTCCAAGGTCGCCGAGGCGCAAGGGTTCTTCCGCAAGCATGCCGCCGTGCTCGACCAGCATCTGAAGGGACGCAAGTGGTTGCTTGGCGATGACCTGTCGCTCGCGGATTTCTCGGTTGGCATCTCGCTGCCGTACGCGAAAAACGCGGCGATGCCGCTTGAAGAGTTTCCAGAAGTGGTGCGCTGGCACGATCAGCTGAACGCGATCGACGCATGGCGCGATCCGTTTCCCGCGCGGCAGGAGCGCGCCGCGGCGAACGCCTGA
- a CDS encoding SRPBCC family protein, whose translation MNEKPSLTIVRRIKAPPARVYAAWTRPELMARWWGPDAGPVLSAEADPRVGGRFRVVFQTLDGETHDCRGEYQEVEADRKLVFTWEWVTLPERRSLVTIRFRPIEEGTELHFTHAQFFDEAARDGHQTGWTGAFEKLDALVAELENEAR comes from the coding sequence ATGAACGAAAAGCCCAGCCTGACCATCGTTCGGCGCATCAAAGCGCCGCCTGCAAGAGTCTACGCAGCATGGACGCGGCCGGAACTGATGGCGCGCTGGTGGGGACCGGACGCCGGGCCGGTGCTGAGCGCTGAAGCCGATCCGCGCGTGGGCGGCCGCTTTCGCGTGGTGTTTCAGACCTTGGACGGCGAAACGCACGACTGCCGCGGCGAATACCAGGAAGTCGAAGCGGACCGCAAGCTCGTCTTCACATGGGAGTGGGTCACGCTGCCCGAGCGCCGGTCGCTGGTGACGATCCGGTTTCGTCCGATAGAAGAGGGCACCGAACTGCATTTCACTCACGCGCAGTTCTTCGACGAGGCGGCGCGCGATGGTCATCAAACTGGCTGGACCGGTGCATTCGAAAAGCTGGATGCACTGGTTGCCGAGCTGGAAAACGAAGCCAGATGA
- a CDS encoding ArsR/SmtB family transcription factor, with translation MAKSPVSQLDRTFSALVDPTRRAILARLEREPGLSVTEIARPLPLKLPAVMKHLDVLSEAGLVARTKNGRTVSVQLVAGPMEEAMAWLRRYERFWSASLDRLADFVERDDE, from the coding sequence ATGGCAAAGTCTCCAGTCAGTCAACTCGATCGCACGTTTTCAGCCCTCGTGGACCCTACGCGGCGGGCCATCCTCGCGCGCCTCGAACGCGAGCCGGGCTTGTCCGTCACGGAGATCGCGCGGCCGTTGCCGCTCAAACTGCCCGCCGTCATGAAGCATCTCGACGTGCTGAGCGAAGCGGGTCTGGTGGCGCGCACCAAGAATGGCCGGACCGTTTCGGTGCAACTGGTCGCCGGTCCAATGGAAGAGGCGATGGCGTGGCTGCGGCGCTACGAACGCTTCTGGTCCGCGAGTCTCGACCGGCTCGCCGATTTTGTGGAGAGGGACGACGAATGA
- a CDS encoding LysR family transcriptional regulator, with protein sequence MDLLQGMAVFKRVVDASSFSKAADSLEMPRASVSTVVQNLESHLGVRLLNRTTRRVQVTDDGALYYEYCARILAEVSDAESALSSKRQSPRGTVRVDTSATFAAHVLIPVMRDFNARYPDITVKLGLADRNVDLVQEGVDCVIRIGVLDDSNLVARSLGSVRMTICAAPAYLEQMGEPATPDDLDRHHAVNYFSARTGRVYPMEFESDGVLIKRPIEGKLAVNEGQVYVASAVEGLGLIQTPRFMAAKAIESGALREILRDCHCAPLPLSILYPHRRLSMSVRVFSEWVHELVQQNPDFCD encoded by the coding sequence ATGGATCTTCTTCAAGGCATGGCAGTGTTCAAGCGCGTCGTGGACGCGTCTAGTTTCTCGAAGGCGGCGGACTCACTGGAGATGCCGCGCGCTTCCGTGTCCACCGTCGTGCAGAATCTGGAAAGTCATCTCGGCGTGCGCCTGCTCAACCGCACGACGCGCCGCGTGCAGGTGACCGACGACGGCGCGCTTTACTACGAATACTGCGCACGCATTCTCGCCGAGGTCTCCGACGCCGAGTCAGCGCTATCGAGCAAACGTCAAAGTCCGCGCGGCACGGTCCGCGTGGACACGTCCGCCACGTTCGCGGCTCACGTGCTGATTCCCGTGATGCGCGATTTCAACGCGCGCTATCCCGACATCACGGTGAAGCTGGGACTGGCTGACCGCAACGTGGATCTCGTGCAGGAAGGCGTGGATTGCGTGATCCGCATTGGCGTGCTCGACGATTCGAACCTGGTGGCGCGCTCGCTCGGCAGCGTGCGCATGACGATCTGCGCCGCGCCGGCATATCTCGAGCAGATGGGCGAACCCGCCACGCCCGACGATCTCGACCGGCACCACGCGGTGAATTATTTTTCCGCGCGAACAGGGCGCGTCTATCCGATGGAGTTCGAATCGGACGGCGTACTCATCAAGAGACCGATCGAGGGCAAACTCGCGGTCAATGAAGGTCAGGTTTATGTCGCGTCCGCGGTGGAAGGCCTCGGCCTGATCCAGACGCCGCGCTTCATGGCGGCGAAGGCAATCGAATCCGGCGCGTTGCGTGAGATTTTGCGCGACTGCCATTGCGCGCCGTTGCCCCTCTCGATTCTTTATCCGCACCGTCGTTTGAGCATGTCCGTGCGAGTGTTCAGCGAGTGGGTGCACGAACTGGTGCAGCAGAATCCGGACTTCTGCGATTAG
- a CDS encoding HAD family hydrolase, which produces MTASITLVLFDMEGVLSHYDRAARVDHLAATAGCTADTVRHAIWGSGLEARADAGEISDDEYLRELGMLLNHPISRDEWLAARHASITPNQDALALAAQVAERHRIAVLTNNCRLLIDHIAYLNPPVARLFGPHVYSSAAFGAAKPAAQTYLRCLEQIGVPAAQTLFVDDTAANVNGAIDAGLQGHMFVSVGSLSEDLQRRGLI; this is translated from the coding sequence ATGACCGCATCCATCACGCTGGTTCTGTTCGACATGGAAGGTGTTTTGTCCCACTACGACCGCGCCGCGCGAGTCGATCATCTGGCGGCAACCGCCGGTTGCACAGCGGACACGGTGCGTCACGCGATCTGGGGTTCGGGGCTCGAAGCGCGCGCCGACGCCGGGGAAATCAGCGATGACGAGTATCTGCGCGAGTTAGGCATGCTGCTGAACCACCCCATCAGCCGCGACGAATGGCTGGCCGCCCGTCACGCGTCGATTACGCCGAACCAGGACGCGCTCGCGCTTGCCGCCCAGGTCGCCGAGCGGCACCGCATTGCGGTGCTGACCAATAATTGCCGCCTGTTGATCGATCACATCGCTTATCTGAATCCGCCTGTCGCGCGGCTGTTCGGGCCGCACGTTTACTCGTCGGCGGCTTTTGGCGCCGCTAAGCCGGCGGCGCAAACCTATCTGCGTTGTCTGGAGCAGATCGGCGTGCCCGCGGCCCAAACGCTTTTCGTCGACGACACGGCCGCCAACGTGAACGGCGCGATCGATGCAGGACTGCAAGGACACATGTTCGTCAGCGTCGGCTCATTGTCGGAAGACTTGCAGCGTCGCGGTTTGATATAG
- a CDS encoding branched-chain amino acid ABC transporter substrate-binding protein has protein sequence MNRRYWLLSATVCALATYMPFSWAADPQIVKIGFVGPLTGPVARVGKDLQYGAQLALDEENAKNPMIGGKPVKFVLDVQDDQADPRVAIQVAQKLVDDGVVGVIGHYNSGCSIPASTVYHQANVAMITPGSTNPQLTKQGFKNVFRTMGHDGIGGVVAGHFVVEQMKAKRIAIIDDRTAFGQGLADAFEKGVKEANGNIVDREFTNDKAIDFRAILTTLKSKNVDLIFFGGLDEQGAMLVKQMRSLGMSTQLFGAGALKSNAFLQIAGTAGNGTQDLEPGPALDKLPAAQAFGKRYKARFNQDVELYAPFSYDAALAMLKAIHTADSLDRAKIVDSLAKVTVTGVTGNITFDPYGDLIKPPYTLFQVEQGQWKSVKTVGGSGA, from the coding sequence ATGAATCGCCGCTATTGGCTATTGAGTGCCACTGTCTGTGCACTCGCCACGTATATGCCGTTTTCGTGGGCCGCCGACCCCCAGATCGTCAAGATCGGTTTCGTCGGACCGTTGACGGGGCCCGTTGCGCGGGTCGGCAAGGACTTGCAGTACGGCGCGCAGTTGGCGCTCGATGAAGAGAACGCGAAGAACCCAATGATCGGCGGCAAGCCGGTCAAGTTCGTGCTCGACGTGCAGGACGATCAGGCCGACCCGCGCGTGGCGATTCAGGTCGCGCAGAAGCTGGTCGACGACGGCGTGGTCGGCGTGATTGGCCATTACAACTCGGGCTGCAGCATTCCGGCCTCGACGGTCTATCACCAGGCGAACGTGGCGATGATCACGCCCGGTTCGACCAATCCGCAATTGACCAAGCAAGGCTTCAAGAACGTGTTTCGCACGATGGGTCACGACGGTATCGGCGGTGTCGTGGCGGGGCATTTCGTAGTGGAGCAGATGAAGGCGAAGCGCATTGCCATCATCGACGACCGCACGGCTTTCGGGCAAGGGTTGGCCGATGCCTTCGAAAAGGGCGTCAAGGAAGCGAACGGCAATATCGTCGATCGCGAATTCACCAACGACAAGGCGATCGATTTTCGCGCCATTCTGACCACGCTCAAGAGCAAGAACGTCGACCTGATTTTCTTCGGCGGGCTGGATGAGCAGGGTGCGATGCTGGTCAAGCAGATGCGCTCGCTGGGCATGAGCACGCAATTGTTCGGCGCCGGCGCGCTGAAGAGCAATGCATTCCTGCAGATCGCCGGCACGGCGGGCAACGGAACGCAAGATCTCGAACCGGGCCCGGCGCTCGACAAACTGCCGGCCGCGCAGGCATTCGGCAAGCGCTACAAGGCGCGCTTCAATCAGGATGTCGAACTGTACGCGCCGTTTTCCTATGACGCGGCGCTCGCCATGCTGAAGGCGATTCACACCGCCGACTCGCTCGATCGCGCAAAGATCGTCGACAGCCTCGCCAAGGTCACGGTCACGGGCGTCACCGGCAATATCACCTTCGATCCTTACGGCGATCTGATCAAGCCGCCGTACACGCTGTTCCAGGTGGAGCAGGGTCAGTGGAAAAGCGTCAAGACGGTAGGAGGCAGCGGCGCGTGA
- a CDS encoding NAD(P)/FAD-dependent oxidoreductase → MPEIAIIGAGFIGLASAVALMRDGHRVTLFDPAGVGQGASFGNAGTFAHYACIPVNNPSVFRDLPRFLLSNQSPFRLRWGYLPHLTPWLVRFMMSSLPQRYETSAGALAALLDCAQDGYAPLLANAELARFVRPRECLYLYSNAASFDAARPALDLRHKLGVAFEVLDGAAIRALEPALAPIFERGVLFSNSWHFSDPQGFLQTLYEQLAAQGLKLERSTVDAVQPGTDSASLTVGGMTRRFDHVVVATGARSAQFASQCGDSVPLDTERGYHVRFPGAQQLVSRPVGWAERGFYMTPMSDGLRVAGTVELAGFGDTRNRSLLDLLTFSSKRALPALDTPDSDWLGFRPTLPDGVPVLARSRASARVIYAFGHQHLGLTLAGVSGRIVADLIAQRAPPLDLAPYAATRF, encoded by the coding sequence ATGCCGGAGATTGCCATCATCGGAGCGGGATTCATCGGCCTCGCGAGCGCTGTGGCACTGATGCGCGACGGCCATCGGGTCACGCTATTCGATCCGGCCGGCGTGGGGCAGGGCGCGTCGTTCGGCAATGCCGGCACCTTCGCGCACTATGCGTGCATCCCGGTCAACAACCCGTCCGTGTTCCGCGATTTGCCGCGCTTCCTGCTGTCGAATCAAAGCCCGTTCAGATTGCGTTGGGGGTATCTGCCGCATCTCACGCCGTGGCTCGTGCGCTTCATGATGAGTTCGCTGCCGCAGCGCTATGAAACGAGCGCCGGTGCGCTCGCCGCGCTGCTCGATTGCGCGCAGGACGGCTACGCGCCGCTACTCGCCAATGCGGAGTTGGCGCGTTTTGTCCGGCCGCGAGAGTGTCTCTATCTGTACTCGAACGCGGCTTCGTTCGATGCCGCGCGTCCCGCGCTCGATCTGCGGCACAAGCTGGGCGTCGCGTTCGAGGTGCTCGACGGCGCCGCCATTCGCGCACTTGAACCGGCGCTGGCGCCGATCTTCGAGCGCGGCGTGCTGTTCAGCAACAGCTGGCATTTTTCCGATCCGCAAGGCTTTCTGCAGACGCTGTATGAACAGCTCGCCGCGCAGGGTCTGAAGCTCGAACGCTCGACCGTTGACGCGGTGCAACCCGGCACGGACAGCGCGAGCCTGACGGTCGGCGGCATGACGCGGCGTTTCGATCATGTGGTGGTGGCGACCGGCGCGCGTTCGGCGCAGTTCGCCAGCCAGTGCGGCGACTCGGTTCCGCTGGATACGGAACGCGGCTATCACGTGCGCTTTCCCGGCGCGCAGCAGTTAGTCTCGCGGCCGGTCGGCTGGGCCGAGCGCGGTTTCTACATGACGCCGATGAGCGACGGCCTGCGCGTGGCGGGCACGGTCGAACTCGCCGGTTTCGGCGACACGCGCAACCGTTCGCTGCTCGACCTGCTGACGTTTTCGTCGAAGCGGGCGTTACCCGCACTCGATACACCGGATAGCGACTGGCTCGGCTTTCGGCCCACCTTGCCCGACGGCGTGCCGGTGCTGGCGCGCTCACGCGCGAGCGCACGCGTGATCTACGCATTCGGTCATCAGCATCTGGGCTTGACGCTGGCCGGCGTGAGCGGGCGCATCGTCGCCGATCTGATCGCACAGCGTGCGCCGCCGCTCGATCTCGCGCCCTATGCGGCCACGCGCTTTTGA
- a CDS encoding aminotransferase-like domain-containing protein: MASDKDAARSAPGAPEQAKRSTYIEVSSSIENEIRSGIYPPGSRLPPQRQLATELGINVSTVSRAYKELQLRGLVIGSKRRGSLVTGGAMPSVEPAQARATSNAVIDLTVNRPATGEFLNCLARTLADLPRDPRYPQLQEYQPPQGPAWARAAGARWMAAPGFAPSADHVVVTSGAQHGLYAVLNSLIGTDGVILADQLTYYGLKALAPVFQFEIVGIPSDREGLLTDEVERACRRMPVKAIFTVPNLQNPTVTTMSLERRMALVDIARRHGVAIIEDDVYGPLVSQRLPTIASLCPELTFHLAATSKILAPGLRLGYLLSPPDSAALCAEAVRTTAWMPAPMSMLIASIWIEDGTARHIMDAQLAEIRARQDLARELLPQELLQTDPACMFVWLKLPPPWRADDFAANAKARGVVVMPSSAFAVDRSEIEHGVRINLACATSRDQLVSALRLLTGTLKDRPRALFGTI; the protein is encoded by the coding sequence ATGGCTTCTGACAAAGACGCCGCCCGCTCCGCCCCTGGCGCGCCGGAGCAGGCGAAACGCTCCACCTATATCGAGGTGTCCAGTTCGATCGAAAACGAGATCCGCAGCGGCATCTATCCGCCTGGCAGCCGCCTGCCGCCGCAGCGGCAACTGGCCACCGAACTGGGCATCAACGTGTCCACGGTGTCGCGTGCGTACAAAGAATTGCAGCTGCGCGGACTGGTGATCGGCAGCAAACGGCGCGGCTCGCTCGTGACCGGGGGCGCGATGCCGAGCGTCGAGCCCGCGCAGGCCCGGGCCACCAGCAACGCGGTAATCGATCTGACCGTCAACCGTCCGGCCACGGGCGAGTTCCTGAACTGCCTCGCTCGCACGCTGGCCGATTTGCCGCGCGATCCGCGCTACCCGCAGTTGCAGGAGTACCAGCCGCCGCAAGGGCCCGCGTGGGCGCGCGCGGCCGGCGCGCGCTGGATGGCCGCGCCTGGCTTTGCCCCGTCGGCCGATCACGTGGTCGTCACGAGCGGCGCGCAGCATGGTCTGTATGCGGTGTTGAACAGCCTGATCGGCACCGACGGCGTGATCCTCGCCGATCAACTCACCTACTACGGCCTCAAAGCGCTCGCGCCGGTGTTCCAGTTCGAGATCGTCGGTATTCCTAGCGATCGCGAAGGGCTGCTGACCGACGAAGTGGAGCGCGCCTGCCGGCGCATGCCGGTGAAAGCGATTTTCACCGTGCCGAATCTGCAGAATCCGACCGTCACGACCATGAGTCTCGAACGGCGCATGGCGCTCGTCGATATTGCCCGCCGGCACGGCGTGGCGATCATCGAGGACGATGTATATGGACCGCTTGTCTCGCAACGCCTGCCGACGATCGCGAGCCTGTGCCCGGAACTCACTTTTCACCTCGCGGCTACGTCGAAGATCCTTGCCCCTGGCTTGCGGCTCGGTTATCTGCTGAGCCCGCCGGACAGCGCCGCGCTTTGCGCGGAAGCCGTGCGCACAACCGCATGGATGCCCGCGCCGATGTCGATGCTGATCGCCTCGATCTGGATCGAGGACGGCACCGCGCGCCACATCATGGACGCGCAGCTCGCCGAGATTCGCGCGCGTCAGGACCTCGCGCGCGAACTGCTGCCGCAGGAGTTGCTGCAGACCGATCCGGCATGCATGTTCGTGTGGCTGAAGCTGCCGCCGCCGTGGCGCGCCGACGACTTCGCGGCCAACGCGAAAGCGCGCGGCGTCGTGGTGATGCCGTCGTCGGCGTTCGCCGTCGACCGGTCGGAGATCGAGCATGGCGTGCGAATCAACCTCGCCTGCGCGACCAGCCGCGATCAGCTCGTAAGCGCGCTGCGGCTCCTGACCGGCACGCTCAAGGATCGTCCGCGCGCACTGTTCGGCACAATATGA